Proteins found in one Oncorhynchus mykiss isolate Arlee chromosome 17, USDA_OmykA_1.1, whole genome shotgun sequence genomic segment:
- the LOC118940302 gene encoding proline-rich receptor-like protein kinase PERK2 has protein sequence MSLPDLDDRLPPVPPLHRPLNPSQVPVVTPPDDTAPPAASQDPGDDEYIGPDGVSGYQHVVLLATSQPLPPPPSLSSTSLPITPVFQDLPLTSTPLPPPAGGPKVSRTTEWRRRKKLESGIKVRAHKPYEGYKCSKCGKPKTSEFGHSMYGSVRFCAATSGGQTVEE, from the exons atgtccttgCCCGACCTCGATGACCGTCTCCCACCAGTCCCTCCACTCCACCGCCCACTCAACCCATCCCAGGTACCTGTCGTCACACCCCCTGATGACACTGCACCACCAGCTGCCAGTCAGGACCCAGGGGATGAT GAGTACATAGGACCTGATGGGGTTAGTGGATACCAGCACGTGGTCCTCCTGGCCACTAGTCAGCCACTGCCACCTCCACCCAGTCTgtcttccacctccctccctatAACGCCAGTCTTCCAAGACCTGCCTTTgacctccactcctcttccccctcctgctGGTGGACCCAAGGTTTCCAGGACCaccgaatggaggaggaggaagaagctgGAGTCTGGCATTAAAGTCAGAGCGCACAAGCCATACGAAGGCTATAAGTGCTCTAAATGTGGCAAGCCTAAAACTTCTGAGTTTGGACACAGTATGTATGGTTCTGTGAGATTCTGTGCCGCTACCTCTGGTGGCCAAACTGTGGAGGAGTga